A genome region from Bombus pyrosoma isolate SC7728 linkage group LG14, ASM1482585v1, whole genome shotgun sequence includes the following:
- the LOC122574655 gene encoding uncharacterized protein LOC122574655 isoform X1: MKMCSTSPKGNCIREVNRILEASSLVTCAISSNSSCRGKDLKEEEKVKSIIQEEDDLLPSNYLDKNIFGLLISALEETLIEASEQNVLWVQKCRFNGLDYIAEFLWNRNPRRPKIYTPPLNVFDIPLFKEYLRSHPRPYYPKSWLWSEDEAALHIQKYVRGWLVRKRANVQEMRKFWKDIAVKSLFGKKEIHSVQFQRLLGMFYYRFVAIMILIDLICLQVTNKTIQSTKQSRKTSFVVKNTGRRTHIIQCEH, encoded by the exons ATGAAAATGTGTTCGACGTCGCCGAAAGGAAATTGCATTCGTGAAGTGAATAGAATATTGGAAGCATCAAGTTTGGTTACTTGCGCGATATCAAGTAATTCGAGTTGTCGTGGCAAGGATCTtaaggaagaggagaaagtaaaaagtatCATCCAAGAAGAGGATGATCTATTGCCTTCGAATtatcttgataaaaatatttttggtttGTTAATATCTGCATTGGAGGAAACGCTTATCGAAGCATCTGAACAGAACGTTCTTTGG GTCCAGAAATGTCGTTTTAACGGTCTCGATTATATCGCGGAATTTTTATGGAATCGGAATCCACGTCGTCCGAAAATATATACACCGCCTTTAAATGTATTTGATATACCgctatttaaagaatatttacgtTCACA TCCTAGACCTTATTATCCAAAATCGTGGTTATGGTCTGAGGATGAAGCGGCGTTGcacatacaaaaatatgttcGCGGTTGGCTTGTGAGAAAACGTGCGAATGTTCAAGAAATGAGGAAATTTTGGAAG GATATTGCGGTCAAAAGTCTCTTTGGCAAAAAGGAGATTCATTCTGTACAGTTTCAAAGACTTTTAGGTATGTTTTACTACAGATTTGTAGcgataatgatattaattgatttaatttgcTTGCAGGTAACAAACAAGACGATACAAAGCACGAAACAATCGAGGAAGACTTCATTCGTTGTGAAAAATACCGGTCGTCGCACTCATATAATCCAATGCGAACATTAA
- the LOC122574655 gene encoding IQ domain-containing protein K-like isoform X2, protein MKMCSTSPKGNCIREVNRILEASSLVTCAISSNSSCRGKDLKEEEKVKSIIQEEDDLLPSNYLDKNIFGLLISALEETLIEASEQNVLWVQKCRFNGLDYIAEFLWNRNPRRPKIYTPPLNVFDIPLFKEYLRSHPRPYYPKSWLWSEDEAALHIQKYVRGWLVRKRANVQEMRKFWKDIAVKSLFGKKEIHSVQFQRLLGNKQDDTKHETIEEDFIRCEKYRSSHSYNPMRTLNEKRTF, encoded by the exons ATGAAAATGTGTTCGACGTCGCCGAAAGGAAATTGCATTCGTGAAGTGAATAGAATATTGGAAGCATCAAGTTTGGTTACTTGCGCGATATCAAGTAATTCGAGTTGTCGTGGCAAGGATCTtaaggaagaggagaaagtaaaaagtatCATCCAAGAAGAGGATGATCTATTGCCTTCGAATtatcttgataaaaatatttttggtttGTTAATATCTGCATTGGAGGAAACGCTTATCGAAGCATCTGAACAGAACGTTCTTTGG GTCCAGAAATGTCGTTTTAACGGTCTCGATTATATCGCGGAATTTTTATGGAATCGGAATCCACGTCGTCCGAAAATATATACACCGCCTTTAAATGTATTTGATATACCgctatttaaagaatatttacgtTCACA TCCTAGACCTTATTATCCAAAATCGTGGTTATGGTCTGAGGATGAAGCGGCGTTGcacatacaaaaatatgttcGCGGTTGGCTTGTGAGAAAACGTGCGAATGTTCAAGAAATGAGGAAATTTTGGAAG GATATTGCGGTCAAAAGTCTCTTTGGCAAAAAGGAGATTCATTCTGTACAGTTTCAAAGACTTTTAG GTAACAAACAAGACGATACAAAGCACGAAACAATCGAGGAAGACTTCATTCGTTGTGAAAAATACCGGTCGTCGCACTCATATAATCCAATGCGAACATTAAATGAAAAACGCACGTTTTAA